The Armatimonadia bacterium sequence ACCGGCGACGAGGTTCTCCCGCGTGCCGCCGAGGCCAAGGTCGGTGTCGCGATCATGAAGCCGCTGTCCGGCGGCGTCTTCTTCCGCCGCCCGGAGATCGAGATCCCGCCGCAGAGAGCCTGGCACTATGTCCTGCAGCGCTCCGAGGTCAGCGTCGCCCTGGCAGGTGCAAACTGCCTGCGCGACATCGATCAGGCGGTCGCCGCCTCGGATAGCTTCTCGCCTCTCACCAATGCCGAGAGCGCGGAGCTCATCGAGAAGGCCGGCTTCCTCGGCGAGGACATCTGCCGCAACTGCGGCTACTGCCGCCGCGATTGCCCCCAGGACCTCGACGTCCCGCAGATGATGCGCATCGCCGACGAGTTCCGCAAGTTCGGCTACGAGTGGCCGCGACTTCAGCGCGAGTACGCAGCCCTCACTCCGCAGGCCGACGCCTGCGTGGAGTGCAAGAGCTGCGAGACCAACTGCCCCTTCGACCTGCCCATCGTCGAACGCCTCCACAAGCTCCACGAGCGCATCTCTCGCATACGCTGAGCCTTCCACCAGTCACCGGAACCACAACGCCGGGGCCCCGAAGGGTCCCGGCGTTTTCTATTCTCGTTAGGCTTGTTGCCCGTCCCGATACCTTACCTACCCGTCGTCAGATCCCGTAGAACGCGCGGGCCGTCGCTGTCGTTGCCGCCGCAATCTCCTCTACCGGAACCCCGCGCAGCGTGGCGAGTTCCTGCGCGATGAAGGGGATGTACGAGGGCTCATTCCGCTTCCCGCGTTTCGCCTGCGGCGCCAGGTACGGGCAGTCGGTCTCGAGGATCAGATTCTCCAGCGGCACCTTCTGCATCACAGACCGCAGCGCCGGCGAGTTCGGGAAGGTCACCGGACCGGCAGCCCCGAGCAGGAAGCCCCGTTCGATGCAGTTGCGTGCGAAGTTCAAGTCGGCCCCGAAGCAGTGCATGACCACCTTCTGCCCCGGCCGGCGGTGCTCGTCGAGAACCTCCAACGTCGCCTGCTCCGCCTCGCGACTGTGCACGATCAGTGGCACGCTCAGGTCCCCCGCCAGCCTCACGAAGTCCGCGAACACCGCCTTCTGCTGCGGACGCGGGGAGTTGTCGTAGTGGAAGTCCAGCCCGGCCTCGCCGATCCCCACGACCTTCGGCAGGCCGGTCATTTGGGCGACCTCTTCCAGCATGGCTGGAGTGCAGTCCTTCGCGTCGTGCGGGTGGAGCCCCACGACCGCGTACAGACCTTCGTACTCCTCAGCCATCGCCACCGCGCGCCAACTGGAGGACAGGTCGAAGCCGACGTTGACGATGGTCGTCACCCCAACTTCCGCAGCCCGTTCCACGGCCTGGGGGACTTCCTCGTAGAACCGCTCGTGATTGAGGTGTGCGTGGGTGTCGATATACATACGGGTGCCGTGGCGCCTACTGAGAGCCCTTGCGGCCGATCATCACCCAGAAGGTCCGCAGCAGAATCTGCAGGTCCAGAGTGAAGTTCACGTGCCGCACGTAGTACAGATCGTAGCGGAGTTTCTCCACCACGTCGTCGATGTCCTGATCGTAGCGGTGATTCACCTGTGCCCATCCGGTGATGCCCGGACGGACCAGCAGGCGCTTCTCGTAGAAGGGGATCTCTTCCATGAACCGCGACACGAACTCGGGGCGCTCAGGTCGTGGCCCCACCAGACTCATGTCGCCCCGGAGGACCGAGAAGAGCTGCGGGAGTTCATCCAGCCTTAGCTTCCTCAGGATGCCGCCGATCGGTGTGACGCGCGGGTCGTCCTTCTTGGCCCAGACAGCGCCCGTGTGCTTCTCCGCATCCACGATCATCGTCCGCAGCTTCGTGAAGACGAACTCCTCGCCGTCCTTGCCCACTCTTCGCTGGTGGTAGAAGGGGGGGCCGGGCGAGAGGACCTTCACCGCTAGACCACACAGACCGATGAGAACCGCGGCCAGGGGCAGCACCAGAAGAGTCACCACCAGGTCAACGATCCTCTTCCAGCGCGTCATGTAAACATGCGTGCGAACGCTCTCCAGGCTTTCGCCCCAGTCGGCGCCGGCCAGCAGAACCGGAGCACGTCCCGTCAGGCTCTCGTAGGCTGTCTCCAGTCTCTCGACCGTCGCACCCATGGCCTCCGCACGAGCCGCCGCATGAGCCAGACCTGCCGTTCGCGGAGCATCCGGGCTGATCGCCACATTCGACACCTGGCGCTCCACCATCAACTCGGGCATCTGGTCGTAGGTGCCCAGCACCGGTAGCGGGTTCCCGTCGGCTGCCTCCGCCTGCTCAGACTCCTTGCCGTTGTTCTCGACGACGAAGCCCAGCATCTCAGAGTACCGCGGCAATCGGTCCTGGGTCAGCGCGCTGACCAACTCCGACTCGGCTCGCGGCTTGCCCAACACCACATAGCGCCGGCTCAATACCTGTCGCGGGAAGACCTTGACCGCGAGCATCCTCTCCAGTGAGAAGACCACGCTCGCGATACACGCCGCCACCAGGAAGAAGCGGCGCATCATCTCCATGTCCTGGATCCAGAAGTAGCCCAGCGCAATCGCCAGCAGCGTGCCCATGAACACCGCCCGCGCATTGCGGTACAGACCCGGAAGGCCAAGCCATCGCTGGTCGAACTCGTACTGACCGTGCCAGAACAGCGACATCACCCAGCACAAGGGCAGCAGAAAGAACAGCGACGACCCCTCCTCAACCACCAGCGGCCATGTCCTGGGCTCGAAGGCTCCGACCACAGACAGGAGGACTACACCGGCTCCGGTGATCAGGTCGGTCGCGGCCAAGAAGGCCCGCTGGCGATTCTGCTCCTGTCTGACTCTCAGCGTCGGCAATGCCACACAGTCTCTCCTACAGCCTCTCGGGGATATTCCCAAACGACACCCGATAGCGACCGGGAATTGGCCATTCTCGAGGACAGCAAGGCAATCACTTACCAGTCTGCGTGCCAGTTGCGGATGCCACTACCTACGATACGCCGACCTCTGCCCTGTGAACACAGGTCCGAAGGCGAAGCCCCTGGGGTCTGGCCCCAGCCTACCTCAGACGCACGGAAGATAGCCGAGTTCAGTCAGCTTCGCTATGACCTTCGCCACGCTCCCGTCGACGTCCTCCTCATCGGTGCGGCAGATGACTTCGGGGTTCAACGGCTCTTCATATGGAAGGTGCCAGCCCGCGATGTCGTTGATCTCGCCGCGCTCACCGCGAGCGTACAGACCCTTCGGGTCGCGATCCTTGCAGACTTCCAGCGGGCAGGTTACCCACACCTCGACGAAGCGGTCGGCCCACTCGCGAGCCCGGTCCCGGTGCAGGCGCATCGGCGACTCCGCGGCGACGATCACGTACACGCCATGCCGCGACAGCGTCTTGGCCATCCACGCCAGCCGCTTTGTGTTCTCATCCCGGGCCTCAGGGGTGAAGCCCAGGTTCGGGCTCAGCCGCTGCCGGACCTCGTCGGCGTCGAGGTTCTCCACTTCGAGCCCCAGGCTGCGCAGGTGCTCCTCAACCTTCTGGCCGATCGTCGACTTGCCTGACGCTGCAACGCCGGTGAACCAGATCACTGTTCCGGGTGTAACCATGGCAAAGGGTCTCCTTTATGCCTTGTTGGGCCGGCGAGCGCCCGCTGTGAGCACTCGCCAGGTTAGTCCTGCTTCAATCCACTCTCGCTCTCAGAGCACCGAGTGGCCTTCCATCTCCGGCGGGATCGGCAGCTCAAGGGCCTTCAGAATCGTCGGCGCGACATCCATCAGTTGCAGCCCCTCCAGCCTCTGGCCACTCGTCTGCCCCGGTCGCGACATCGTGAAGATCCCGTCATAGTCGTGGTTGCAGTCGTCCGGGCCGATCTCCGTATCGAAGGAGTACAGCCCGTCATGGCCGATGTCCTGGCCGCCTCGCCAGTACAGGTCATCGAAGTAGGCGAACAGGTCGGGGGCGTCGTTGACGTAGGGCCCCGTGAAGAGCTCCTGCGGGCGCAAGACCCGGGTGTTCATCTTCTCTCCCCGGTCATTGGGGATGGCCTGCAATCCCTGGACCAACTCCTCGCGCACGCTCTCATAGTCACGGGGCGCGATCACTCCCTGCGGCTCGCGTCCAGCCACGTTCAGGAAGATGCGGGTGTAGTACCCGCCCCAGGCCCAGGCGCGGGTCTTGGCCCAGTCCACCTCGGCCTCCTTGAAGGGGCGCACACCTTCCGGCGACTGCCTCATCGTCAGCAGCCCCTGCTGGATCAGCCAGTCGTTGACGTTCAGCGACCCCTCCATACGCTTGGCACCATGGTCGGACACCACCAGCACCGTGGCCTCCGGCCCGGCCATCTCA is a genomic window containing:
- a CDS encoding TatD family hydrolase, translated to MYIDTHAHLNHERFYEEVPQAVERAAEVGVTTIVNVGFDLSSSWRAVAMAEEYEGLYAVVGLHPHDAKDCTPAMLEEVAQMTGLPKVVGIGEAGLDFHYDNSPRPQQKAVFADFVRLAGDLSVPLIVHSREAEQATLEVLDEHRRPGQKVVMHCFGADLNFARNCIERGFLLGAAGPVTFPNSPALRSVMQKVPLENLILETDCPYLAPQAKRGKRNEPSYIPFIAQELATLRGVPVEEIAAATTATARAFYGI
- the cysC gene encoding adenylyl-sulfate kinase gives rise to the protein MVTPGTVIWFTGVAASGKSTIGQKVEEHLRSLGLEVENLDADEVRQRLSPNLGFTPEARDENTKRLAWMAKTLSRHGVYVIVAAESPMRLHRDRAREWADRFVEVWVTCPLEVCKDRDPKGLYARGERGEINDIAGWHLPYEEPLNPEVICRTDEEDVDGSVAKVIAKLTELGYLPCV
- a CDS encoding exopolysaccharide biosynthesis polyprenyl glycosylphosphotransferase; translated protein: MALPTLRVRQEQNRQRAFLAATDLITGAGVVLLSVVGAFEPRTWPLVVEEGSSLFFLLPLCWVMSLFWHGQYEFDQRWLGLPGLYRNARAVFMGTLLAIALGYFWIQDMEMMRRFFLVAACIASVVFSLERMLAVKVFPRQVLSRRYVVLGKPRAESELVSALTQDRLPRYSEMLGFVVENNGKESEQAEAADGNPLPVLGTYDQMPELMVERQVSNVAISPDAPRTAGLAHAAARAEAMGATVERLETAYESLTGRAPVLLAGADWGESLESVRTHVYMTRWKRIVDLVVTLLVLPLAAVLIGLCGLAVKVLSPGPPFYHQRRVGKDGEEFVFTKLRTMIVDAEKHTGAVWAKKDDPRVTPIGGILRKLRLDELPQLFSVLRGDMSLVGPRPERPEFVSRFMEEIPFYEKRLLVRPGITGWAQVNHRYDQDIDDVVEKLRYDLYYVRHVNFTLDLQILLRTFWVMIGRKGSQ
- a CDS encoding aldo/keto reductase; the protein is DLTDAIINRALDSGINYLDNARAYQDSEMKYGRVLKYRRKEAFVATKTTARDRDGALRDLEESLKQLQTDVIDLWQLHDLSTQQRWADSMGPGGALEAAHEAREQGLIRFIGMSGHNNQFLLEAIKSGEFDSVLCVYNLAIHSTGDEVLPRAAEAKVGVAIMKPLSGGVFFRRPEIEIPPQRAWHYVLQRSEVSVALAGANCLRDIDQAVAASDSFSPLTNAESAELIEKAGFLGEDICRNCGYCRRDCPQDLDVPQMMRIADEFRKFGYEWPRLQREYAALTPQADACVECKSCETNCPFDLPIVERLHKLHERISRIR